The Apium graveolens cultivar Ventura chromosome 11, ASM990537v1, whole genome shotgun sequence genome has a window encoding:
- the LOC141695588 gene encoding uncharacterized protein LOC141695588: MDRSTLMEMLREVQRGQNPTANGQDRDGQTMFDRFIKQRPNCFKEAKTPMDAEAWIDHMEKIFRVLECSEVEKARFATYHLEEGANTWWKSVFDQRYFPASIREEYVREYQSITQRDDESVANFQVRFQRLASYARSVAGSEVDKIMKFKWELKNSIRNHIISNHYTFMDTLVDSAKDQELHHADFLKKRDMQNQKRKREEEFFDRRHGFQKNDGSSGGFKPNDQSYGNAIILFDTGATHSFVSTSYAKHLDIASTALISDFSVGTPMGVTILVNSQYLDCVVRVDDRELLVDLLPIQMRDFDIILGMDWLERHKATIDCPGKRIFFGDSNSPEFVFQGSKPSGCGKFSSAIKAKKMIAHGSEVFLAHVIDTSKVQPKLEDVLVVREFSYVFPKDLEGLPPEREIEFSINLLPDAQPISKAP; the protein is encoded by the exons ATGGATAGGAGTACTTTAATGGAGATGTTGCGGGAAGTTCAACGTGGACAGAATCCTACTGCTAACGGGCAAGATCGAGATGGTCAAACTATGTTTGATCGTTTTATAAAGCAAAGACCCAATTGTTTTAAGGAGGCCAAGACTCCCATGGATGCTGAAGCTTGGATAGATCACATGGAGAAAATTTTCAGGGTCTTGGAGTGTTCAGAGGTGGAAAAGGCTCGATTTGCTACTTATCATCTTGAGGAGGGTGCTAATACTTGGTGGAAGTCTGTG TTTGACCAGAGGTACTTTCCAGCCAGCATACGTGAGGAATATGTAAGGGAGTATCAGAGTATTACTCAGAGAGATGATGAGTCGGTGGCAAACTTTCAAGTCAGATTTCAGAGGTTAGCTAGTTATGCGAGATCTGTGGCTGGGTCAGAAGTGGATAAAATCATGAAGTTTAAGTGGGAATTGAAGAATTCCATCCGCAACCATATCATCTCTAACCACTATACATTCATGGATACCTTGGTTGACAGCGCCAAAGATCAAGAGCTTCATCACGCTGACTTTCTCAAGAAACGAGACATGCAAAatcagaaaagaaaaagggaagaggAATTTTTCGATCGTCGACATGGATTTCAGAAAAATGATGGGTCTTCAGGTGGATTCAAACCAAATGATCAGAG TTATGGAAATGCTATAATCTTATTTGACACTGGAGCTACACATTCATTTGTCTCTACATCTTATGCTAAACACTTAGACATTGCATCCACTGCACTTATATCTGATTTTTCTGTTGGCACTCCTATGGGTGTAACTATACTTGTGAATTCTCAGTATCTTGATTGTGTAGTTAGAGTAGACGATAGAGAACTACTTGTAGATCTCTTACCTATTCAGATGAGGGACTTTGATATCATACTGGGGATGGATTGGCTGGAGCGACACAAAGCTACAATTGATTGTCCAGGAAAAAGAATATTTTTTGGCGATTCTAATTCGCCCGAGTTCGTGTTTCAGGGTTCTAAGCCTAGTGGTTGTGGAAAATTCAGTTCGGCCATCAAGGCTAAGAAGATGATTGCTCATGGAAGTGAAGTATTTTTGGCTCATGTGATTGACACGTCCAAGGTGCAGCCAAAGTTAGAAGATGTTCTTGTTGTTCGTGAGTTTTCATATGTATTTCCCAAAGATTTGGAGGGTCTTCCGCCCGAAAGAGAGATAGAATTTTCTATCAATTTGTTACCAGATGCACAACCTATTTCCAAGGCACCTTAA